Within the Salvia hispanica cultivar TCC Black 2014 chromosome 4, UniMelb_Shisp_WGS_1.0, whole genome shotgun sequence genome, the region ctctttctctttgaaTTTGTCGCAATTCCTACATGGCAATCTAGTGTATTTAAATctacaacaataaaaataaacacagACAGTGGATGATGATTAACAGCGAATAATAGATGTAGAAAAAAGAACTGCTAAAAATTATTACAGTGTATAATATGTCATGATAGATGCATATTGAGGTCATACAAAAATATGTCATAGTAGCCCAAAAACTAAGTGATACTTATAGTTTTACAAATACTGATAAAGacactaataaaaataattgatatatatgaTATGTCATACTAAGTGTAGATTGAGGTCATACGCAGTTATGTCacaataaaaatctaaataagtGTATTCTCAAGAATGTCATCGGAGAATGATTGATTATCGACATGGAAGAAGATGGCGTTTGGGATTCCATTTCCAAAAATCTATACCACGATGTAAACCACCATATTTGAATATCAAAACAATAAACAAGAACAATGAAATTTcagataattaaattataggtTAAATACAAACTGCCCGACGAAGTGAGAACTGATATAAATACGATATTATATTGTTGTAACTTACCGCAGATACATGATATGGAAACAAGAGATGCAAATGTAGTAGATTGATGCGACGACGGAATGTGAATGTAATCGGAATTAGctagttttcaaaattgtggAATGCAAACTCAAAGtttgtgaagaagaagaagaagaagaagaagaagaagctggATACTAATtagaatggaaaaaatgaaatgaagatCGTATGAATCTTCATGGAAGATATGAAGGAGAGAAATTAAGGAATGTTTACTGGAAAGTCACGCTGACAATTAGTTAGTGAATAGAGGAAATAACAATATCATAGGACTTACCATAACTAACGAAATGAGAGATTGACAAAATTGGCCTTTAATGATAATTagtgattaaattaataatatcttccaaattaatatagccattagatattgaTCAGATCGGCTAATCCAATGGACAAAAAACGGTCtgtatttcttgatttaaggccatacttgttttgattaaaaacctatatatatatcaatactACCAAACTAAGCCCTATAAATAAACcttaattatcataaatacaGATTTGTCCGAGAAGGGAAACAAGCCCGATAAATAAACCCTAATTATCGTCAATACTGATCTGTCCGCCTCCCTCCTCCTTCCTCTCTAACCCTGAATCTCTCAACCTCAGACCTCTCCAACGCCGTCCATCCTCCAGCGGCCAGCTCTGACCCGGCTCCCCTCCACCCACGCTGTCGTCTCCAAGCTCCAGGCTCCAGCAGTCCAGTTTCACGCCACGCCTCCAGACCAGAAGAAGGTAAAACACTACTTGCACCTTCAATTGCACATCCGCACCGTTTGTTGTTCAATTTCTAATTCCCTAATTCTAATTTATCCCCTTTGTTCCAGCAGCCACCGATATGGGAAGGCGACGGAGCGGTGGCAGCACTGGAAAACTGCATTCCAACAATGACCGAATTCTCCGCCGCCACATTGAATCCGCTGGGAAAAGCTACTCGACCGTCGACGAGCTGGTGGACCACCTCCGCTCCTCCTACCCGCACTACTCCCGCCACAAGCTCCGGCCTTTCACGAAGCATGTGGAAAGAGTAATTGCGGTTCACGATATGGACCACTCAGACGACGGCGATACTCCAATCGCGATCAAACGAAGGAAGATAGACGATAAAGAGGAGAAGCTGCTTCAAATTGAAGCGGAGCACCTGAGGCGTCGGAGCGGCGACACGATCGACGGCTGCTCATTGTCCTCGTTGGCGTCGTCTTACTCTTCCGGAGGCGGCGGTTCTAATAATGAAGAGGCGTCGGAGGACGCCGTCTATGGGGAGAAGGTTGAGCCTGAGTTTGATTTGATGAAGTCGATGTTGAGGGAGGGTTTGCGTCGGAAATCGGAGAAACTTGGGGTGGAAAGAGTTAATAAGGAGTCTGTTGAGCTGGAAGTGGTGGATAACAAGGGTATGAAGGAGGTGAATTTGATGAATCAGCAATCTAAATTAGGTCATGATGTCAATAGCAATGATAgcaaaaatgtgaataaaaatcAGAGCAATCACATTGGTGGAAAGGATGAGAATGTGATCACTGAGGCAATGTTTAAGGATTTAGGTGGTATTAGTGAAGTGATTGAGGAATTGAAGATAAGTGTCATCTTGTCGTTTTATCGGCCGCAGCTAGATCACCACATCGGGGTCAAGCCCATGGCTGGGATTTTATTGCATGGGCCGCCGGGTTGTGGGAAGACGAAGTTGGCTCATGCCATTGCCAATGAGACGGGAGTGCCATTTTACAAAATTGGTGCCACTGAATTGTTGTCCGGAGTTGCTGGTATGAAATCATGTTTACTTATGTTAAACTTTCAATTCTGTTTTTTATAGTGATGCATTGTTGCTATATTTAGGTTATTGTATTTGTATCGATTTTTCGTGTTTTAATCTCTCATCTGGTTATCGACTAATTCACTTAAGTTTAGAAATTCTGTTTTGTAGTATTATACTTCTTTATAATCTAGAATTAGTTCACTTTTCTTAAGTATCTGTTATGCAAAATCttattgttgttgacatgaatctTTCTAGGTGAATCGGAAGGGAACATAAGAGAGTTGTTCCGAAAAGCATACAGGACAGCACCATCTATAGTATTcattgatgaaattgatgcAATTGCTTCAAAAAGGGATAACTTACAGAGGGAAACGGAGAAACGCATCGTGACACAATTGATGACTAGCATGGATGAATCACACGTGCCTGTACAACCTGCTGGCAATGATGTGAGCTCTGCAAGCTCTAATAGCAGACCAGGCTATGTACTTGTGATTGCAGCAACAAATAGACCAGATGCCATGGACCCTGCATTGAGGAGGCCTGGGCGATTTGATCTTGAAATTGCGTTAGGCGTTCCTAATGAAGCTGCCCGGATTGAAATACTCTCCATGCAAACAAGGAATCTTAGACTTGAAGGTGCTATAGATCTTCAGAAAATAGCTAGATTGACTCCAGGTTTTACTGGAGCAGATTTGACAGCAATAGCTCTCAAGGCTGGTATCCTTGCAAAGAAGAGAATTGCTTGCAAGAAAAGGGATGAGCTGTCCAAAGATCACAGCGAAGATTGGTTCAAGTTGCCGTGGTCAGATCAAGAAATGGAGAATCTCTATGTAACCATGGCTGATTTTGAGGTAGCTTGTTCTTATTTAATCACACACTGATGAAATAACAAATGCTTGGTTTTGTATAATCATTTTCAATGTGTTCTAAATGGCAGGAAGCTGCTAAAACGGTCCAACCTTCTTTGAGAAGAGAAGGATTTTCTGGCATACCGAATGTGAAGTGGGATGATGTTGGCGGCTTGCATTCTCTCAGAAAAGAGTTTGAACTTCATATAGTTAGACGTATAAAATTTCGTGAAGCTTATGAggtaaatttgttttatttcgtAGTCCTACTTTATTCAGCCGCGTAAATTGAATTATGTGAGTGAAATTTGATTACTTTGATTGTTTCCTAattgtcttttattttagtaaatcatactagtttgcaattttgtaAAACTTTTCCTACTTGCTGCAGACACTTGGGTTGGACTTAGCAACTTGCTTTTTGCTCTATGGCCCTCCTGGCTGCGGAAAGACGTTGATCGCCAAGGCTGTGGCTAATGAAGCGGGAGCCAATTTTATACACATTAAGGTTCTTTTAAGTTAATatgtacataaatataaatgggagaaaaatactattttactaaaattttgtttttatcaaGGGTCCTGAACTATTGAGTAAATATGTGGGTGAAACTGAGTTGGCAGTCCGCACAATTTTCACTCGAGCAAGGACATGTTCTCcatgcataatttttttcgACGAGGTACTCCCGttctctttaattttgtttttactattAGATGCAACATGTTTGATATAATGTTTCAATTACATCATATATTGTACAATTTTCTACtacaatttttgtttctaatGAAAAACAGAATGTTAACATTGGTAATTTTGTCAAAGATACTAAATTTTGAATCTGAAATATGGTGTAATTTACTACTCCGTGTATAATAATATGCATATGATATTGTGatcaactataaaaaaaatttcgcACTGCATAACCAGAATGACCTCTATTGTATATAaagccttttttttaattgtttccTTCCTTTGCTAGAGAGATCAActtctttttaaatatatataaactacACTTTGTCTTACTTTTCTGCTTATTGAATTTGGTAATTTCTCATCTCTGACTCTCTACATACTTTTTCCCACCAGGTGGATGCACTGACAACAAAGCGTGGTCGGGAAGGGGGATGGGTCGTTGAGCGACCCCTGACTCAGGTTAGCAAATAGTAGTGCTTAGTGCAAATTTTGTTCATTCCAAATATTCATCTAAAACAGATAATGTCTTCCGTTGCAGCTGCTGATAGAATTCGATGGCTCAGAACAGAGAAGGGATGTTTATGTAATTGGTGCTACAAATAGGTACTACATGGATTATCAAATTTCCTTTCTTCTAGAGAATTGACCCCTTCTGCCCTTATTTGACAATTCTTATATTGCTGAGTTATTGGCAGGCCTGAAATGATGGATGACGCAATGCTCCGACCAGGAAGGTTCGGAAAGCTTATGTATGTTCCCCTCCCTAGTCCAGACGAACGGGGAATGATCTTAAAAGCCCTTGCTCGGAATAAGCCAGTTGATGCCAATGTGGACCTCATGGCTCTGGGCAAGCACAGTCGATGTGACAAATTTAGTGGCGCTGATCTCTCCGCTCTGGTTAGcccctttttccttttcttctacTTATTCTGTCCACAGAATCAATACTTGTTGCTAAATTTTGTCCCTTTTCTCCTAAACACAAGGAGTGTAATAGTTTGATGAGAGATAATTTTGACTCTGTTTTTCGCTTGAACCCAACATTAGATGGTTGAAGCTGCTACGGCTGTGCTAGAAGATCAACTATCATCAATGGATACAAGTAGTGGTGTACAATGGACGATCAAAGAGAACCATTTTATGAGCGCGTTGCAGAAAATCTCGCCGTCTGTGTCGGACGAGGTGCTTCTCATTAACTAGTACTACGTTTCTCCCAAAATTCTCGCTTGTGATGTTTATCTTGCCTCATGGTCacatatttgtttttgggtgCAGAAAATACAAGAATACAAggcttttttggaaaaattcaAGTCTCAATGAGACTACAGTTTTGACCCTTCAATCCTTTCCCTGAAGGGAAGTTTAGAGGAGACACCCTTCAATCCTTTCCCTGAAGGGAAGTTTAGAGGAGACTCTTTTTGTAGCAGCAGAGATTtggtgtaatttttaaaaaaaattatttttgcataCATTTGGTGaaaagatatatatatttatagtaaggtTAAGTTGATGATGAGCCCCGGAGTTGTGGAACGGGAGTTTTATGTGAAATGTTTTGTTCTTTTGTTATGAAAAAGATCCTCATAACCTCAATGTgtctttttataaatttgtttacTCCCTTCTTTTCCCAAATTAGTTTTCTTTTGCCATTTAGTTTGTTTCAAGAAAAAGATCCTCATAAGCTCAATATGTTTTAATAAACGAACAACTAAAAGTTTAATTGTGAAGGAAGATATTGATACTTAGATGGATATCTTTTTAAGACCACCACTTGCAACACTAACAAATGAAGGCAATCCATGTGTAAATTCCATAATGGAAGAAGTGATATGTTGCCTACAACGGATGATCTCTATCTCTGTGGTAGCCTCTGCATACTTCCTTTTTCGATTATTCGAAATTATATTGTAATGATCTACGACATCAGCATTATATGGCAGGCCAGATTAAATAATCATCTTTGCAACTTGCAAAACTTCTTATGCTTCAAACAGTAATCGAACGAAGCGAAAGTCTTGAATAAGTCTCTTTCAGTTGCACGACTTTTGCTGAAAATGTTGCGTTGTACTATTATCTACAGGCTTTAGCATGGAAGAGCTGATGAGCATCCCTGCTGAcagtaaagagaaaatatcaCGACGACATCACAGTCATTGTGATCGTCTTGGGGACGAACAAACGCACCTCGAAGGCGTCAACGTTGTGCCTATGAAACAGACCAACTTTTTGCAGCTTCTTAGCTTTAGATTCCCTCCTTAGATAAAGGTACATGATAAACTCGGGGCGTAAATATTACTTCTTATAACGTTGCAAAAATCGCCTGTTTGTATGTGGATTGAATATCTTCTTCTGCAAGGTGTAATGCCTTTGCCATTCTTTTGTGCTTCTTCCCTTTTTATCATCAAGAGTCAAGAAGTTGATTCTGAAGATTATTGAATTTgtgggagtactttttttatggatgaaaaTAGCATTTGGAGAAAGGttgtactaaaatttaaaacgaAACTAAAATCGTTGTGTTTTATGCTCGATTCCTCGTGTTGGTGCGACTTCTCAACGTATAAGGCTTTgctgaaaatat harbors:
- the LOC125222606 gene encoding cell division control protein 48 homolog C-like, translating into MGRRRSGGSTGKLHSNNDRILRRHIESAGKSYSTVDELVDHLRSSYPHYSRHKLRPFTKHVERVIAVHDMDHSDDGDTPIAIKRRKIDDKEEKLLQIEAEHLRRRSGDTIDGCSLSSLASSYSSGGGGSNNEEASEDAVYGEKVEPEFDLMKSMLREGLRRKSEKLGVERVNKESVELEVVDNKGMKEVNLMNQQSKLGHDVNSNDSKNVNKNQSNHIGGKDENVITEAMFKDLGGISEVIEELKISVILSFYRPQLDHHIGVKPMAGILLHGPPGCGKTKLAHAIANETGVPFYKIGATELLSGVAGESEGNIRELFRKAYRTAPSIVFIDEIDAIASKRDNLQRETEKRIVTQLMTSMDESHVPVQPAGNDVSSASSNSRPGYVLVIAATNRPDAMDPALRRPGRFDLEIALGVPNEAARIEILSMQTRNLRLEGAIDLQKIARLTPGFTGADLTAIALKAGILAKKRIACKKRDELSKDHSEDWFKLPWSDQEMENLYVTMADFEEAAKTVQPSLRREGFSGIPNVKWDDVGGLHSLRKEFELHIVRRIKFREAYETLGLDLATCFLLYGPPGCGKTLIAKAVANEAGANFIHIKGPELLSKYVGETELAVRTIFTRARTCSPCIIFFDEVDALTTKRGREGGWVVERPLTQLLIEFDGSEQRRDVYVIGATNRPEMMDDAMLRPGRFGKLMYVPLPSPDERGMILKALARNKPVDANVDLMALGKHSRCDKFSGADLSALMVEAATAVLEDQLSSMDTSSGVQWTIKENHFMSALQKISPSVSDEKIQEYKAFLEKFKSQ